The following are from one region of the Lepeophtheirus salmonis chromosome 8, UVic_Lsal_1.4, whole genome shotgun sequence genome:
- the LOC121122832 gene encoding uncharacterized protein, whose translation MPEQKLGFAENFMLSGVAAAVSKTAAAPIERVKLLVQNQHEMMKQGRLDKPYSGVVDCTMRTLKSEGVISFWRGNLANVLRYFPTQALNFAFKDTIKGIFKTAKDAPQTEKFAKNILSGGCAGSLSLTFVYSLDYARTRLANDAKTKDGKREFSGLIDVYTKTVKSDGVQGLYRGFTISCVGIFIYRGMYFGLYDSIKPILLGSDAGLFASFLLGWLVTITSGLMSYPIDTIRRRMMMTSGQAVKYKGAMDCGMQILKNEGFMSMMKGAGANILRGVAGAGVLAGFDKFKALYFQWRLERS comes from the exons ATGCCTGAACAAAAGTTGGGATTCGCTGAGAACTTCATGCTGTCTGGTGTAGCCGCCGCCGTCTCTAAAACGGCAGCCGCACCTATTGAGCGTGTGAAGCTTTTGGTGCAGAATCAGCATGAGATGATGAAGCAAGGTCGTTTGGATAAACCTTACAGCGGAGTGGTGGACTGCACCATGCGGACCCTCAAGAGTGAGGGCGTGATCTCTTTCTGGAGAGGGAATTTGGCTAACGTGCTCCGCTACTTCCCCACACAGGCCTTGAACTTTGCATTCAAGGACACGATCAAGGGCATCTTCAAAACGGCCAAGGATGCTCCTCAGACGGAGAAGTTTGCCAAGAACATTCTGTCCGGAGGCTGCGCCGGATCCTTGTCATTGACCTTTGTCTACTCACTGGATTATGCTAGAACGAG GTTGGCCAATGATGCCAAAACAAAGGACGGAAAGCGAGAGTTTAGCGGTTTAATCGATGTCTACACCAAGACCGTGAAGTCTGACGGTGTCCAGGGTCTTTACAGAGGGTTCACCATCTCCTGTGTGGGTATCTTCATCTATCGTGGTATGTACTTTGGTCTCTACGATTCCATCAAACCCATCCTCTTGGGAAGTGACGCCGGTCTTTTCGCTTCCTTCCTCTTGGGTTGGTTGGTCACCATTACTTCTGGACTCATGTCCTATCCTATTGATACCATCAGACGAAGAATGATGATGACTTCTGGACAAGCCGTCAAGTACAAGGGAGCCATGGATTGTGGTATGCAAATCCTCAAGAACGAAGGATTCATGTCCATGATGAAGGGAGCTGGAGCTAACATTCTCAGAG GTGTCGCTGGTGCTGGTGTATTGGCTGGATTCGACAAATTCAAGGCTCTTTACTTCCAATGGCGCTTAGAAAGaagttaa
- the LOC139904685 gene encoding multiple inositol polyphosphate phosphatase 1-like, which produces MKIIVGLLVLVFFIYFFNWCSDNNTDDTLLFNKEVAFKRLASKTPYEFVRNYHENNITSSYSGCEYIHSWFLIRHGTRYPGQKNMFQITHGLEEIKKIYPHLLGDFPSILHLKEYLFSNLHPEGEKEMIELAERYKILFPKLFSDEHDFQKYKFFTTQTQRTFRSKYFFTIGLYNRQVAARIPHDTSMEKVLRFYKHCSKWNNNYKKIMTRKNKMFEESDLFKKNVLESFSMRHKLENIMSAQNITVLYNVCRYGQAWNPQVFFEPWCPLFTPEEMSILEYREDVLDYWEDGIESEINYRPACVLITHLLESLKDPLKATVNFSHSRAIRKFLVLLKYLDDKFALDVDNYLLFKNSRKWRGSFVYPFGANIAIVVRNCQSPNISKTIGLFLNENLIQIPGCNEKWCDYYKFIEIMSQLNKNCDLSAFCDS; this is translated from the coding sequence atgaagattaTTGTAGGACTTTTGGTATTAGtgtttttcatctatttttttaattggtgcTCGGATAATAATACTGATGATACCTTATTATTCAACAAAGAAGTTGCGTTTAAAAGATTGGCATCGAAAACTCCATATGAATTTGTTCGGAATTATCACGAAAATAATATCACGTCTTCATATTCCGGGTGTGAATACATTCATTCATGGTTCCTTATCCGCCATGGTACAAGATATCctggacaaaaaaatatgtttcaaattaCTCATGGCTTAGAAgagataaaaaagatatatcctCATTTATTAGGAGACTTTCCAAGTATCTTGCACTTGAAAGAATATCTATTCAGCAATTTACATCctgaaggagaaaaagaaatgatCGAGTTAGCAGAGCGTTATAAAATTCTATTCCCGAAATTATTCTCTGATGAACATgattttcaaaagtataaattttttacaacacAAACCCAGCGTACATTTCgttctaaatatttctttacaatTGGCCTATATAATAGACAAGTTGCAGCCCGTATACCGCATGATACAAGTATGGAGAAAGTCTTAAGATTTTATAAACATTGCTCAAAGTggaataataactataaaaaaataatgactcgTAAGAACAAAATGTTTGAAGAATcggatttgtttaaaaaaaatgttttagaatcATTTTCTATGCGACATAAATTAGAAAACATTATGAGTGCTCAAAACATTACTGTATTGTATAATGTATGTCGATATGGTCAGGCCTGGAATCCTCAGGTTTTCTTCGAACCCTGGTGTCCTTTATTTACTCCTGAAGAAATGTCTATTTTAGAATATCGGGAGGATGTTCTTGACTATTGGGAAGATGGAATTGAATCTGAAATTAATTATAGGCCTGCTTGTGTTTTAATTACTCATCTTCTCGAAAGCTTAAAGGATCCTTTGAAAGCTACTGTGAATTTTTCCCACTCACGAGCTATCAGGAAATTTTTGGTTCTGCTCAAGTACCTGGATGACAAATTTGCATTGGATGTTGATAATTATCTCCTCTTCAAAAACAGTCGGAAATGGAGAGGTTCTTTCGTTTATCCCTTTGGTGCTAATATAGCTATTGTGGTGCGTAATTGTCAATCTCCAAACATCTCAAAAActattggactttttttaaatgaaaacttGATACAAATACCTGGATGCAATGAAAAGTGGTgtgattattataaattcattgaaattatgagtcaattgaataaaaactgtgatttatCAGCGTTCTGTGATTCTTGa
- the LOC121122830 gene encoding methylmalonyl-CoA epimerase, mitochondrial → MMSGLLLRRGLSSAVKGMSSNLWSLGKLNHVAIATKDLQKSINFYKDVLGANVSSPDNLKDHGVTVVFVELENTKIELLHPLGDQSPIKAFLDKNVDGGIHHVCIEVDNIEEAVKTVKEKNIRCLAKDTKIGAHGKPVMFLHPKDCSGVLVELQQA, encoded by the exons ATGATGAGTGGTCTGTTGTTAAGGAGAGGTCTATCCTCAGCTGTCAAGGGAATGAGTTCCAATTTGTGGAGTTTGGGGAAATTGAATCATGTGGCAATCGCCACTAAGGATTTacaaaaatccatcaatttctatAAAGATGTTTTAGGAGCCAATGTTAG ttctccAGATAATCTGAAGGACCACGGAGTTACTGTTGTCTTTGTGGAATTAGAGAACACAAAAATAGAGTTATTACACCCTTTGGGTGATCAATCTCCAATTAAGGCATTCCTTGATAAAAACGTGGACGGTGGAATTCATCATGTTTGTATTGAAGTGGATAATATAGAGGAAGCTGTAAA GACTgtcaaagagaaaaatattcgtTGTTTGGCAAAGGATACTAAAATTGGAGCACATGGAAAGCCTGTTATGTTTCTTCACCCCAAAGACTGCTCTGGAGTGTTGGTAGAACTTCAACAAGCTTAA
- the crp gene encoding transcription factor AP-4 isoform X2 — MLDEDMSLSRGDMMVTDRDKKVRREIANSNERRRMQSINAGFQGLRSLLPHHEGEKLSKASILQQTAEYIYSLEREKTRLLTQNVQLKRLLNLGNSPVVEDANASLKRRRENEADETALQLLRERQLRIELEAKLRTAESELASSRSALDKFSSLPPQKNHSSSSVKVQVESVVKSSSERIVSTDPLGQRSYIVTTNNSRQNLDSIVEAIRHLEGDHLFSSEDVAGTPNQVVKEEIIESGSVSPENKNTKSSSVFVSSSSSITSKPTPSPITLNVPVTSSNFVILKQELKSP, encoded by the exons ATGCTGGATGAAGACATGTCGTTGTCCAGAGG GGACATGATGGTGACAGATCGGGATAAGAAAGTTCGGCGGGAGATTGCGAATTCGAATGAGAGGCGGCGGATGCAGAGCATCAATGCGGGATTCCAAGGACTCCGAAGCCTGTTACCTCATCACGAAGGGGAGAAGTTGAGTAAAGCCTCGATCCTTCAGCAAACGGCGGAATACATTTACTCTTTGGAGCGGGAAAAGACGCGTCTCTTGACGCAAAATGTGCAGCTCAAGCGACTTCTGAATCTCGGGAATTCCCCCGTTGTGGAAGATGCGAATGCCTCTCTCAAACGACGCAGGGAAAACGAGGCAGACGAAACTGCTCTTCAATTACTACGAGAAAGACAATTACGGATTGAATTAGAAGCCAAATTACGAACTGCGGAGTCGGAACTTGCGTCCTCGCGCTCCGCTCTAGACAAATTCTCATCTCTTCCTcctcaaaaaaatcattcatccTCTTCAGTTAAAGTACAAGTCGAGTCTGTCGTCAAGTCCTCCTCGGAACGCATTGTCTCCACGGATCCTTTAGGGCAAAG GTCTTATATTGTCACCACGAATAACTCCCGTCAAAATCTAGATTCAATCGTTGAAGCCATTCGACATCTAGAGGGCGATCATCTCTTTTCATCGGAGGATGTTGCCGGAACACCCAATCAA gTCGTTAAAGAAGAGATAATTGAGTCCGGATCCGTCTCccctgaaaataaaaacaccaaAAGTTCCTCTGTGTTTGTATCATCGTCGTCTTCAATCACTTCCAAACCTACACCATCTCCAATAACATTAAATGTACCAGTAACCTCCAGTAACTTTGTGATTTTAAAACAAGAACTAAAATCCCCTtga
- the crp gene encoding transcription factor AP-4 isoform X1, with protein MLDEDMSLSRGFLLCRDMMVTDRDKKVRREIANSNERRRMQSINAGFQGLRSLLPHHEGEKLSKASILQQTAEYIYSLEREKTRLLTQNVQLKRLLNLGNSPVVEDANASLKRRRENEADETALQLLRERQLRIELEAKLRTAESELASSRSALDKFSSLPPQKNHSSSSVKVQVESVVKSSSERIVSTDPLGQRSYIVTTNNSRQNLDSIVEAIRHLEGDHLFSSEDVAGTPNQVVKEEIIESGSVSPENKNTKSSSVFVSSSSSITSKPTPSPITLNVPVTSSNFVILKQELKSP; from the exons ATGCTGGATGAAGACATGTCGTTGTCCAGAGG GTTTCTTTTGTGTAGGGACATGATGGTGACAGATCGGGATAAGAAAGTTCGGCGGGAGATTGCGAATTCGAATGAGAGGCGGCGGATGCAGAGCATCAATGCGGGATTCCAAGGACTCCGAAGCCTGTTACCTCATCACGAAGGGGAGAAGTTGAGTAAAGCCTCGATCCTTCAGCAAACGGCGGAATACATTTACTCTTTGGAGCGGGAAAAGACGCGTCTCTTGACGCAAAATGTGCAGCTCAAGCGACTTCTGAATCTCGGGAATTCCCCCGTTGTGGAAGATGCGAATGCCTCTCTCAAACGACGCAGGGAAAACGAGGCAGACGAAACTGCTCTTCAATTACTACGAGAAAGACAATTACGGATTGAATTAGAAGCCAAATTACGAACTGCGGAGTCGGAACTTGCGTCCTCGCGCTCCGCTCTAGACAAATTCTCATCTCTTCCTcctcaaaaaaatcattcatccTCTTCAGTTAAAGTACAAGTCGAGTCTGTCGTCAAGTCCTCCTCGGAACGCATTGTCTCCACGGATCCTTTAGGGCAAAG GTCTTATATTGTCACCACGAATAACTCCCGTCAAAATCTAGATTCAATCGTTGAAGCCATTCGACATCTAGAGGGCGATCATCTCTTTTCATCGGAGGATGTTGCCGGAACACCCAATCAA gTCGTTAAAGAAGAGATAATTGAGTCCGGATCCGTCTCccctgaaaataaaaacaccaaAAGTTCCTCTGTGTTTGTATCATCGTCGTCTTCAATCACTTCCAAACCTACACCATCTCCAATAACATTAAATGTACCAGTAACCTCCAGTAACTTTGTGATTTTAAAACAAGAACTAAAATCCCCTtga